TCATCTGAGACCGCCTCCATCTCCTCTCGCAGGATGATCAGCTCCTCATTTCGTGCGCCGATGATGCTTATCACCCTGCTCCCCTCGTTTTTGAGCTTCTTGGCAATGGGATAGAGAACGGCAACCCCCGTCCCCCCGCCAACGCATATCGCTGTGCCCGCCGCTTCCACCTCAGTGGGCCGGCCAAGGGGCCCGACCACATTCTCATAGGAGTCTCCTACCTGAAGGGTCTTGAAAAGGGCAGTGGACCAGCCCGCTACCGAGAATATGATGGTTATTGTCCCTTTGCCGGGATTTATATCCGAGATGGTCATCGGTACCCTCTCCCCAGACTCATTTGCCCTGAGCATCACAAACTGACCGGGCTGGGCCACCCGGGCGATCTTCGGGGCCTCAATCTCATTGAGGACCATCCTGCCCCCTGCCATCTCCTCTCGCCTAACTATCCTGTTCATCCTGCCACCTGTGATCCATCTTTCTGCTATTACGATTACTACAGAAGAGATGAAACCGATTCGATGATTTAAAAGTAGTGTATCCCGTCATTGGATATAACAATTGGCCTGGATTGAAGAGAAAAGGAAGCGGTGCGAGGATCATGCTGTGCGATCGCCTCACCCTAAAGGGATCAGAGAGCAGAGGAAGATCCTCTTCTATGCCGTGGCGAGCCTTTATTCCCTGGCTGGACGACAGAGAACCCTGATTATCCGTCAAAGACAGAAATTCATACAAATCGACACGATATAGTTAATTGTGATCCCGTAAGAAGCCATTGGAGAAGCATATTCTGCGTACTGATATCCTTTGTTGCATCCTTAAGTGCGGCCTCGGGCGATCAGTATGATGAGAGATCTGCATGATTGCATAAATAAGATCAAAGAGGAGGTCGATAAGATACCTCTTGATGATAGACCTCGTGTCCTCGTTGCCCTGCCCCAGCCCGGCGGGTGGGCCCGGCTGAAGGTTGGAATAATATTTAAGAGATCCTGGCTGTTATCGAGGTTGATTCGAGACCATACAGACTGTTTTTTTCTGGGTGCCGCGAGTCGGCCCTTCGGGCCTCCCGCGCTAATGCCCTGGGCCCCCTCAACGCCGGGGAGGCTTGGATACAATCGGAACTGGCCGTTGACCGGTTCGAAATGAAACAATACAAACATTAATTGTATGTGAAATGAACGAACAATGTGAAAATTGATGATAAGATATAATGCCATCACATTTTACAATTAGTATTAAATTCATAAGGTGGACTGGGCCACGACTTTTCAGCCATGGAAATT
This genomic stretch from Methanothrix sp. harbors:
- a CDS encoding sulfide/dihydroorotate dehydrogenase-like FAD/NAD-binding protein — its product is MNRIVRREEMAGGRMVLNEIEAPKIARVAQPGQFVMLRANESGERVPMTISDINPGKGTITIIFSVAGWSTALFKTLQVGDSYENVVGPLGRPTEVEAAGTAICVGGGTGVAVLYPIAKKLKNEGSRVISIIGARNEELIILREEMEAVSDELLVCTDTGTTERNALVTDLLAEVLERETPDVVVAIGPVPMMKRVSEITKPLGIKTTVSLNPIMIDGTGMCGSCRVEVDGQMRLACVEGPEFDGHKVNFDLLMERLHSYRDEEMQALEVHGITEIHQCKMEEEARKKEREMVLE